The DNA region CCCTGGCGATGCGCAGCCCGCGGTTGACGTCACCGGTGCCGTCGAGGTGCGGATCGTTGATGAGCCCCTTCCAGCCGCCGACCGTGCGGGGCTTTTCGAAGTACACGCGCATGACGATCAGGAGATCGTCGACGAAGCGGCCGGCGAGGGCGGCGAGCCGGTCGGCGTATTCGAGTGCCGCGGCGGGGTCGTGGATGGAACAGGGCCCGGCGATCACGAGCAGCCGGTCGTCCGTGCCGTCGAGGACGCGGAGGACGTTTTCCCTGCCGTGGCGCACCGTGTCGGCCGCGGTCGCGCCGAGCGGCAGTTCGTGGTGCAGCAGGGCGGGCGTGACCAGCGGGACCATCCGGTCGATGCGCTGGTTGTCGAGTTCGACCGTGGCGATGGTTGTCATCACAGATATCCAGGGTTTCTGCCGGCACCGGGTGCGGGAAAGCCGGGGTTTCCCGGCCCGGACGGCGGTCTCGGGTGAACTAGGAAGCAAGCCCGGCATTTACTCGAGCGAGAATTCTCCTACCCCGAATCTTCCACCGTCCGGCACGCGGAACAATGGTCCAACCCGGATTCAGCGCCCCGTCCAGATCGGATCCCGTTTCTCGGCGAACGCACGGGCGCCTTCGCTCGCGTCCGCGCTCGCCCGCCGCCGTTCTTCCCACGGATACGAGGTTTTGAACGCCTCTTCGAGCGGAAGGTCGAGCGATCGCAACGCGGCCTCTTTGATCGCCCGCACCGAAAGCGGGGCGGCACGCACCAGATCGTCCGTCCATTCGGCGACGCACCGGTCCAATTCGGCGAACGGGACGACGTCGTTGACCAGGCCGTGGCGCAACGCCGTCGCCGCGTCCATTCTGCGCCCGGTCAGCAAATGACCCATCGCCACTTTCTGCGGAAGCTGACGCGGCAACCGGAAGACACCGCCCGCGCCGGCGATCAGCCCGAGGCGGACCTCCGGCAGGCCGAAGACCGCTTCTTCGGAAGCGACGACGATGTCGCACGCGAGCACGAGTTCGAAGCCGCCGCCCAGCGCGTAGCCGTGCACGCGCGCGACCACCGGTTTGGACAGCGTGAACCGGTCGGTCAGCCGGGGATGACCCGGCTGGCCGCTGCTGCCGAACGTCGACGCCTCGACGCCCTCGTCGGTCAGCCGCGCGCGTTCCTTGAGGTCCTGACCGACGGAGAACGCGCGCTCTCCCGCGCCGGTCAGAACCACCGCCCTGACGTCGTCGTCGGCTTCGACGTCGTCCCAGATCCCGGCGAGTTCCGTGTGCATCCGCCGGTCCATCGCGTTCAGCACTTCGGGCCGGTCCATCGTCACGTAGGCGACGTGGTCCTTCTTCTCGTACCGGACACCGTTCATCGTGACCCCACCGCGAAGCCGTCCACCTTGCCGATCACGTCCGCGCCGTAGATGCGCAAAGCCTGCTGCAGCGCGAATTCGGCGATATACCGGCGGAATTCCTCCGGTGGTTCCTCGGAAAGGTTCAGCATGCGCCGGTTGGCCGCGACGGCTTCCCCGCCGAGCCGGGCCAGCGCACCCTCGATGGCCGCGTCCATCTCGTCCGGCCGCACGACCTCGTCGACGATCGCCCGGGCGTCCGGCTCGTCCGCCCGGAGCTTGCGGCCGCCGAGGATCACCTGCCGGGCCACGCGCGGCCCGGCGATCCGGGAAAGCCGGAAGTTGGCCACCCCGGGGATGATCCCTTCCTTGGCCGCGGGCAGGCTGAGATACGCGTCGGACGCCGCCAGCACGTGGTCGAAGACCAGCAGCAGCTGCGTCCCACCGCCGATGGCGAACGAATCGACGGCCGCCGTCCACGGTTTGCCGGTGAACCGGGAATGCCAGGAATCGTCCGTCAGCAGGCCGCGGAAGATCTTCTGGAGGTACCCCGTTTCCCGCCGCAGCAGGAAATCCACCAGCGGGATGTCGCCGGCGCTGAGCTTCTTGAGATTGATCCCCGCGCAGAACACCCGGCGCCCCCGATAGCGGGGATGGCTCATCACCCCGCCCCGCAGGAGCCCCACCCGCACGGACGGGTCGAGCAGCACCAGATCGACCGCGGTCTCCATGTCGTCGACCTGCTGGGCGTCCTCGGCGTTCAGGCAGTCGTCCCGGCACAGGGTCAGGTGCGCGACGCCGTCCCGGCGCTCCAGCCGGACGGCTTCCATCCGCACGAGGCCGGTTTCGAGGAACTCCGGCAGCAACCGCTTCGCCCTCGCGGTGGGCCGGAGCATGGCGTCGAGCAGATGCGGTCCGGCCTTCGGTGCGCGCAGGATCCCGCGCAGGAAGATGCCCTGGTCGATCTCGCGCCCGACCTTGTCCGCCTGCGGCCGCGAACGCTCGGCCGCCATCTGTTCCTCCGACGGCACCAGACCGGGAAAGGCGAGCGCGGCGGCGCGGACGAGTTCGTCGAGACGCAGGTACCGCGTCCGGCCATCGGTGAGTTCGGCGTAGATCTCTTCCGCGTGCGCCTCGACGAAGTCCGCGCGCGCCTTCCGGACGTCGTCGTCGACCCGGTGGGCCTCCCCCGCCAGGGCCCGGAGGTCGAGCCCTGGCGCGCTGTCGGTCGTCACGGCTTGGCTTCCCGGCGCAGGGCCCGGTCCGCCGCGGCCAGGTGGGAACCGAGCGCCTCCTCGAAGGTGGTCGAGCCCGCTTCGAAGATCAGCTGCCGCCGGATCGCCGTCTCGGCGCCGTCCGTCACCCCGGCCAGCTCGGCCAGCGTCTTCGCCGGGTCGGCGGACACCTCGTCGATCAGGTCGAGGGCGAGCGCCCGGTCCGTGTCGAGCGGGGTCCCGAGCAGCACGGCCCGCCGGATACCCGCCGCGCCCGCCTGGTGGGTGAGCCGGTACACGGTCATCCCCGGCCAGGTGCCACCACCCGCCGACGCCAAGCGCAGCGTGGTCCCCGGTTCGGCGATCCGGATGTCGGCGGCGAGGAGCAGATCGAAGGCCATCCCGGCGCATTCACCCGACGCCACGGCGGCCGTGAGCCTGCCGAGCCGCTCGAACCGCCGCACGACGCGCTCCCATTTGGACACCAGGCCCACCGCCAGCCCCTTCGCCCAGCCGTCGGGCGGGGCTCCCGTGAGGTGGAGGGTGACCGGTCCCGGCCCGCGGTGGTCTTCGGCACGATCGCAGAGCGCGTCGATCTCCTCGACGGCCGCGATGGACAGGGGCGGGATCCGTCGAAACGCAGCACCAGGTCACCTTCGATTTCGTCACGCGTCACCATTGGACAAGCGCCATTTCGATCGTGGAGCCAGGCCCCATGGTCATGAGCACGCCGTACTCCCCCGGGCGGGCGACGTCTTCGTCGGCGAGCCGCTCGTAGGAGAAGAGGAAGGAGCCACTGGAAAGGTTCCCGTAGTCGCGGAGCACACCGGTGGTGTGGCGCACGTCGTACCGGCTCAGGCCGAGGTTGACGACGACGGCGTCGATCACCTTCTTCCCGCCGGAATGCACCAGCCAGTGGCCGATGTCGCTGCGGCGCAGGCCCGTCCCGGACAGGAGCCGGTCGATGACGATCTCGGCGTGCGCGCCGACCACGTAGGGGATCTGCGGGTCGAGGAAGAAACTGAACCGGTCCTGGTCACGGTCCCAGTCGTAGCGCATCGCGTCGGCCGCGTCGGTGATGATGTAGCTGGCGAATTTCAGGACGCGCGGGCCCGCCACGCGTCCGTCACCGGAAACCACCGCGAGCGCCGCGGATCCGTCGCCGAAAAGACTGTTGACCACCGCGGTCCGCATCGTGCCGTCCAGCGCGTAGGCGGCGGAACACGCCTCGCTGCACAGGACGACGCCGAGTTCGCCGGGATGCGCCGCGGACCAGCCCGCGACCACGTTGAGCGCGTTGAGACCGGCGTTGCAGCCCATGCCGACGATGTCCGAACGGCTGCAATGCGGATCGATGCCCATTTCCCGGATGACGAGCGCGCTCAGGCCGGGCGTCAGGAACCCGGTCGAGGTGACACAGCACAGGTGACGCAGATCCGAAAGCGTCGCCCCCGCCGACTTCAGGCAGGCTTCCAAGGCCCGGCAGCCCATGTCGACGGCGATCTTCTTGTGCTTGTCGAGGAGGTCGCCCTGCGGCTCGGCCGCGCGGGTGCCACCGGGACCCTCCGGCGGCAGGGTGAGGAAACGCCGGTCGATGGCGCTGTTCAGGAAGACCGAGCGGATCTTCGGATCCTCGATGTCGAGGATTTCGAGCAGCTCGGACTGCGAGTAGGACGACTCGGAGACCGCGGTGCCTACGCCGGCGAACCGGGTGATCTCGGTCAATCCATTGTGGACGGAAAGGTCCGCGGTGGTTTCGGCCAGGGCAGTCATCGATACATCCATCCCCAAGTACGCAACTTGCTTCGCAGGAGCTGCTTGAACCGCGCAGCGGACATCGCTTTCACCTTTCTCGGATCTCGTGTCGTGGTCCGCGAAGGACTCCTTGCGGGACCAGAGGTTCCGCAAGGAGTCCTTCACGGACGGGGAATTCAGGCCGAAAGCGGCACTCCGGTCAGCCGCCGCTCGATCTCGCGGCTGGTGGCGTAGTCCGGCAGCAGGCCCTGCCGCCGCGCCTCCGCGAGGGTGATGGCCACCTGGTCCCGGTCGGACAGGATCGGGTCGCCTGCGGTGCCGATCGGCAGGCCCAACGCGGGGTCCAGTGCCGAAAGGGCGAGTTCGTTCTCCGGCACGTAACCCCCGGAGAGCATGTAGGACATGACGGTGTCGTCCTCCAGCGCGACGAAGGCGTGGCCGACCCCGACGGGGAAGTACATCGTCCGATGGGTCTCCTGGTCCATCAGGACCGAGTCCCACTTCCCGAACGTGGGCGAGCCGACGCGGATGTCGACCACGATGTCCAAGGCCTTGCCGCGGGCACAGTAGACGTACTTCGCGATCCCCGGCGGGGTCACGGTGTAGTGGACACCGCGCACCACGCCGCGTTTGGACACGCTGTGGTTCGTCTGCGCCACGGGGAAAAGCCGGCCGCCGTGGGCCTCGGTGAACGCTTCCTCCTGGAACGGCGAGAGGAACACTCCCCTGTCGTCCGGGAAGACGCGAGGAGTGAATTCGAGCGCGCCCTCGACGGCGAGTTTACGTGCTTGCACAGCTGCTCCTGCGGTAGGCGTGATCAGAGGTTGGACAGCACTTCGCGGACCGCGTGGATGACCTTGTCCTGCAGATCCGGGGACAGCGCCGGGTACATCGGCAGGGAGAAGATCTCGCCCGCCAGCTTCTCGGTGACCGGCAGCGACCCGGTCTCGTAGCCGAGGTGGGCGAACCCGGTCATGGTGTGCACGGGCCACGGGTAGCTGATGTTCAGGTGGATGTCGTACGCCTTGAGCCGCTCGAGGATTTCGTCGCGCCGAGGGTGGCGCACCACGTACACGTAGTACACGTGCTCGTTGCCGTCGACGGTCCGCGGAAGCTTCAGCTCCGTGTCGCCGAGGCCTTCGACGTACCGTTCGGCGACGGCACGGCGGCCTGCCGTGTACGCGTCGAGCCTGGTGAGCTTCCGCCGCAGGATCTCGGCCTGGACCTCGTCTAGGCGGCTGTTGTGGGCGGGCGTCTCGATCGTGTAGTAGCGCTCTTCCATCCCGTAGTACCGCAGCCGCCGCAGCCGCCGCTCCACGTCTTCGCGGGAGGTGATGGTCGCGCCGCCGTCGCCGTACGCGCCGAGCACCTTGGTGGGATAGAAGGAGAACGCGGCCGCGTCGCCGGTCGACCCGGCGATCGTGCCGTTCTGCCGGGCGCCGTGCGCCTGCGCACAATCCTCCAAAATGGACAGTCCGTGCTTCGCGGCGAGCTCCTTCAGCGGCGCCATGTCCACGCACTGCCCGTACAGGTGCACGGGCAGGAGGCATTTGGTGCGTTCGGTGATCGCGGCGGCGACCTGGCTCGTGTCCATCAGGAAATCGTCCTCGCGGACGTCGACGAAGACCGGCGTGGCACCGGTTCCGTCGATGGCGACCACGGTCGGAGCGGCGGTGTTCGACACCGTGATCACCTCGTCGCCCGGACCGACACCGAGCGCCTGGAGACCGAGCTTGATCGCGTTCGTCCCGTTGTCGACCCCGACGCAATGCTCGACCCCGTGGTACGCGGCGAATTCCGCCTCGAAGCCCCGGAGGCTCGCGCCCAGCACGAGCTGTCCCGAATTGAAGACCGTCTCGACCGCGTCGAGCAGGTCGAGCCGCTCCTTCCCGTATTCGGCCAGGTAGTCCCAAACGCGCGTGGTCATGTGCGTGCCTTTCCGTGAACTGGGGTGGTCAATGCGGCGACGGTGCGGCGCACGCCTTCGGACAGCGAGATCTCCGGACGCCAGCCGGTGATCGCCCGGAAGGCGGCGGAATCGATGGTGATACTGCGAAGGTCCGTCTCGGGCGCGTGGGACGGCGGTTCCACACAGGAAACCTCCACCGGATCCGTCCCGGTGTGCTCGGACATCTCCTTCGCCACGAGCCGGAACACCTCCCCCAGCCGATCACCCCGGCCGGCCCCGATGAGCCAATGCCCGCCCACCAGGGAATCCGGATGGTCCAGTGCCGCGGTGAACGCCTTGGCGACGTCCTCGACGTGGATCAGGTCGCGTCGCACGGTTCCGTCGCCCCAGACGGTGAGCGGCAGGCCTTCGAGCGCTCGCCGCGCCATGGCGGACACGACACCGCGGTCGGGGTTCGCCCCGTCGGTCGCGGTCTCCCCGAAGATCGTCGGCAGCCGCAGGCTGATCCCGCGCACCCGGCCGTCGGCGGTGGCCTTCTTGAGGAACTGTTCCGCCTCCAGCTTCTGCACGTCGTACGGGGTCGCCGGATGGTCGGGTTCGCTCCCGTCGAGCGGCTCCCGCGGTGGCACGCCGACCTGTGTGGTGGTGCCGGCGAACACCACCAGCGGGGGCGGCCCGTCACCGTTCCCGACGACGTCGACGAGGTCCCGCAGCACACCCACGTTCACGCGTTCGGCGCCCTCGGTCTCGGCCGCCCGCCAGCCACCGTCCCCCAGGAGCAGATAGACGATCGCGTCCGAACCCGCGACCGCGCCGGCGAGCGCGGCACGGTCGGTGAGGTCGGCGGCGACGACGGTGGTTTCCGCCAGGCCGGGGGCGGGGACGAAGTGCTTGCGCGACACCGCGCGCAGCCGGATCGGCCGGCGGGACAGTTCACGGGTGACGGCCGAGCCGATGAAGCCCGAGGCGCCGAGGACGGTGATCTGCTTCATGTCAGGCGCCTCCGCGCGGCTGTGCGGTCAAAGCGTTGATACAGGCCAGAAGTGTGCGGGCCTCCACGTTGACGTAGTGCCCGTGCCGGGTGAGCGCGGTGAGCTGTGCCGGGGTGACCCAGGCGTAGCCGGGCGGCGGATCGACCGTCTCGCCCGCCTCGACCACGAGATAACGGGCCCTGACGTTCAGGAAACGGCCGCCCTCTTCGGAATGTACGGCTTCGTAGAGGATCCGTGACCGCGGGACGGTCATGACCTCGTCGAGGAAAGGCGGGCGGTTCTCCGCGGGCAGATGCGCGTAGTTGTCCGGTGTGCACTGGAGGGTCGGCGCCAGCTCGACGGTGTCCACGAAACCGCCGTCGACCCGGGCGTGCACCAGGACGTGCCGCACGCCGTCGATCTCACGGACGAGAAAGGCGACGACGCCAAGGCCGACGGACTCCAGCAACGGCTGGGTCCAGCTGATCTTCTCCCGGTTTCCACCCTTCACCGCGACCGCGAGAACCTTGAAGTACAGGCCTTCCTCGTGCTCGATCGCGTCGGCGCCCTGTTTCCAGCCGCGGACGTCCTTGAGCGGGATACGGGCGGGCCGCACATCGTGGCGCGACCGTTCGTTCGTGAACCACGACAGGAGCTGGATGTCGGAGAGCACCGCGCCGGGCGCCGGGTCGTGGTAGGGAAGACACGACAACACGCTTCGCGAGTTCATGTTGATCGTCTCGTCCTCGTACATCAGTTCCGCGATCTGGCCGAGGGTGAGCCAGCAGAAATCGTCCTCCTTCGGCACGTCGTCGACGGTCTCCACGATCATGTTGCGGTTGCTCTTCCGGAAGAACCACGACCCCTGCTCCGCCTGGAGGACGTCGACGATCACCCGGTCGGGGTCGGGCGGCGCGAAGTACTCGATCAGCTTGACGTTCGAGCCGCCGTGCGCCTTGGTGTAATTGCTGCGGGTCGCCTGCACGGTCGGCGAAAGCTGCACCAGATTGGGATTCCCCGGCTCCATCTTCGCCTGCATCAGGAAATGCAGGACACCGTCGAACTCCTTGGCGAGGATGCCGAGAATGCCCACTTCGGGCTGTTTGATGACCGGCTGCTGCCATTCGCGGTAAGGACCGTCGCCGTGCGGGCCGTCGTGCTCGACCACGTGCAGGCCTTCGATGGCGAAGAACCGCCCGCTGCTGTGCACGAGATTGCCCGTGCCGCCCTGGAATCCCCATTGGTCGAGCTCCGCGAACGGGATGTGCCCGACGTGGAACACGTTCGCCTCACGACGTTCGTCGATCCACGCGCGGACGTCTTCGGTCCGCATATGCGCTCCGTCGGTGGTGGCCGCCGACAAGGCGATGCGATCCGCGTGGTCGCGGTCGTCCCGCGGGCGCACCGCGGGCGGTGGTACCAGGCAACGCAGCATCAAAGGACTTCTCGTCATCCCGCTGCTCCATGTCGTCGATCGGGTAGTTGCCGGAACTGAGGAGAAAACCCCGCGCGCATCGTCGATACATCGACCCCCATGCCCCGCCAAAAGGTAGCTTCGGCGGCTCTCGGCGGTCCAGATCGTCCAATTCGGCGGGCGGGTTCGGCGGCCTGGAAGGGTGGCACGAGCCCGAATATTTGCCAGTTCCGAGTGGCCAGTCAGGGACCTTTGCGCATTTTTGCGCGGAGGTCGCGAGTGGCGTTCGGGTTGTCGAGCAGAAAGTGAAAGGTGTCTTGGCGGGCGGGGTGCCCTGAAGGCCACCTTGGGGACGTTGGATGTCTCAGAGGTGGCCTTCAGGACATCGCTTCTGTCCAGGACCGGGACATTTCCCCGATAGCGCGCCACCTTTGCCCTACGTCTCAATACCCCGAAACGCCACCCGCGCCACCCGCTTGACCAGGGCCGAAGGCTCCCTTCATCGCATCAGACGCGGCGAAGGGAGCCTTCAGCCCACCGCGACCCGCCCACGAACCCGGCACGTTCGACTTTCCCAAGACCTTCCGGCTCTCGCGCGGGTCCGATGCCTGCCCTAACCGCAGGCCCCTACAGGAACTGTTCCTTCTGGACCGCCGCCGAATGCGTGCTCCAAGCCCGCTGTTCGGTCTCCCGCACCTGTTCCTCGGCGGTCTGCTCCAATCGTTTCACCGCGAACCGCAGGATCGGCGGGGCCATCAGCGGCGTGACGATGGCGACGAGGATGACGATCGTGTAGATCTCCACGCCGAGGATGCCCAGCCGCAGGCCGACGGTGGCGACCATGATCCCGATGACCCCGCGGGCGTTCAGCCCGGCGCCGAGCGCCAGCCCTTCCCATTTGTTCAGGCCGCTGATCCGTGCTCCGGCGTACACGCCGGTGAACTTGCCGACGATGGCCAGCGCGAGCACCGCGAGCCCGGTGAGCAGCACCTCCGGACGGATGAGCGCGGTGAGATCCATCCGCAGGCCGGCCGTGGCGAAGAAGAGCGGCGCGAACACCGAAAGGACGACGGTGCGCAGGGGTGCCAGCACGGCCGGGTCCACCTTTCCCGCCGTACCGATCAGGATGCCGCAGACGAACGCGCCGAAGAGGGCTTCGAGGCCGAGCGCGTGCGTGCCGGCCGAAGCGAGGAGCAACAGGGCGACGACGACTCCGACGGTGGCCCAAGGGCCGTCGGACTTGCCCGCCAGGCGCAGCGTGCCCCTGACCAGCGGCCTGCCGAGAGTGAGCGCGAAGACGACGATGGCGATCAGGCAGGCGAGGGAAACGAGCACGGTGCCCGCCGTCACCGCCTGCACGGCCATCGCGCTGACCACGGACAGCAGCAACCAGCCGAACACGTCGTCGATCATTCCCGCGGCGAGGGTGAGCTGCCCGACGTTGCGGTGCAACAGGTTCATGTCGATGAGGGTTTTGGCGATGACCGGGATGGCGCTGACGCACATCGCCACGCCGAGGAACAGCGCGAAGACGGTGACGTCGGTGCCGTCGGGGATCAGCACCCTCGGCAGGACGAAACCCGCGCCGATACCGAGGCCCAGCGGGATGATCAAGCCACCGAAGCCGACTCCGGCGGCGGCACCGAACCGCCGCCGGACCATCCGCATGTCCATCTGCATACCGGTCAGGCCGACCAGCAGCAGGACCCCGATCTGGCCGACGGAGTCGAGAAGGTGGTACTGCTCGGCGACCGCCGGGAAGAGCCGGCTGTGCAGCCCCGGTACGGCCCACGCCAGCAAGGAAGGACCGAGCAGCACCCCGACGAACAACTCGCCGACGACCGCGGGCATCCCGAACCGGGCCGCCAGGCGTCCGAAGACGACGGCGAGCAGGAGCAACAGACCCGCCTGCAGCAGGAAGATCAGGAGACTGTGCGCGGCGATCGGGGCGATCGGCGCGGGAAGCGAGAGAAGCACTTTCCTCCTTCGGGAAACGCGGCACACGTGACCGGCCACGGTCGCCGTGGGCGCGGGTTCCGGGACCGGTCACGCGGAACTGTCAGGCGTGGCGGGAAACCCTCGTGCCCAGTCGCCGGGCCGCGCTCACCGAGTCGCAGCCCGCCAGGCCCATCGCGTTCCGGAGCTCGACGGCGAGCAGGTCGAGCACCTGCCGGGCGCCGTCCTGGCCGTCCGCGGCCAGCCCCCAGATGAAGGGCCGCCCGATCAGCACCCCCGACGCGCCGAGCGCGAGCGCCTTGAGCACGTCGCCGCCGGTCCGGATCCCGCCGTCCAGCAACACTTCGCAACCACCGGAGACCGCGTCCGCGATCTCCCCCAGCATTTCGATCCCCGGTACGGCGCCGTCCAACTGACGGCCTCCGTGGTTGGACACCACGATCCCGGTGGCACCGGCGTCGACGGCACGCACCGCGTCCTCGACCGCGAGGATCCCTTTGAGCACCACCGGAAGGTTCGTGTGCGCGCGGACAGCCTCGACGGATTCCCAAGTGGCCGGGGCGAATTCGCGCGCGGTGTGGTCGGCGACGGCGGAAAGTCCTTCGGTACGGCGATGCGCGGCCGCACCGGCGTCGAAGTTGGCCGCCGTCACCGATTCCGGCAACGCGAAGCCGTTCCGCATGTCCCTCAGCCGCCGTCCCATCCACGGCACGTCGACGGTGAACACGATCGCCTCGCAGCCGGCGTCCTCCGCGCGGCGCACGAGCTCCAGTGACCGCTTTTCGTCGCGCAGCCAGTACAGCTGGAACCACGGCCGTCCGCCGACGGCCGCGATCTCCTCCAGCGGGACACTGCTCAGGGTGCAGATGGTGTACGGCACCCCGGCGTCGCACGCCGCGCGTGCCGCCGCGAGCTCGCCTTCGGGATGGAACAGCCGCTGGTACGCGACCGGCGCGACCGCCACGGGAAGCGCGGCGCGCCGGCCGAGAACCTCGGCCTCGATGGTGCCGCCCGCCAGGTCGCGCAGCATCCGGGGGATCACGAAGATCCGCTCCAGCGCGGTGCGATTGGCCTCTAGCGACGCTTCGGACCCGCTGCCCCCGGCGAGGAAATCCCAGATCTCACCGGGGAGGGCCGCCTGCGCGGCACGTTCGAGGTCGTCCAGGCAGAGAGGCGTCATCGCCGGGCGGGGCCGAGCTTGCTCTGCCCGGTGCGCTCCAGCTCCACGGCTTCGTACAGGGCCTTGATGTTGGAGCTGCCGAACGTCCCCGCGCCCTGCCGCTCGATGATCTCGAAGAAGATCGTCTTACGCGGATGCGTGGAGGCGGTGAAGATCTGGAACAGCTGGCCGCCGTGGTCCTCGTCGGCGAGCAGCTTCGTCTCGCGCAGGTCGTCCAGCGAGTGCGTCTCCAGCTCGATCCGCTCCCCGAGCAGGTCGTAGTAGGTGTCCGGGGTCTTCAGGAATTCCACGCCGCGCGCGGAAAGCTCCTTGACCGCGCGGACCGCGTCCGGGCTGGTGAAGGCGATGTGCTGGACGCCGGACCCGTGGTGCTCCTTGATGAAGTCGTCGATCTGGCCGGGGTCGGCGGTCTTGTCGGGCTCGATCAGGGTGAGGGTGACCGCTCCCGACGTGCTCTGCACGACGGTCGAGTTCATCGCCTGCGCACCGACCACGATGTGCTCTTCGAAGATCTGCTTGAAGCCGAGCGCACGCTCGTAGAACGCCACCGTGGGGCCGAGGTCACCGGCGTTCAGGCAGACCGCGAAGTGGTCGATCACGCCGAGATCCACGCCGCCCTTGCCGCGCGGGGCCTCCTCGGCGGCGTCGCTCTGGATCAGGGTGTGCACGACATCGCCGAAACCGCCGACGGTGGCCGTGACGACCGAGTCCGCGCGCTTCTCCGGCTCGCGGACCGCTGTCGCGCCCGCCTTCACCGCGGCCTCGAAGGCGGCGGCCACGTCGGGCGTGCGCAGCGCGATGTCGGCCACCCCGTCACCGTGGGTCTGCAGATAGGTCGCCCCGGGGTGCCGGTCCGACAGCGGCTCGGTCAGCACCAGCGCGATCGCGCCGTGCCGCAACGTCACGCCGCGGTGGTCGGCCGACCGGTCGGTGGCGGTGACGGAGAAGTCGTACTTGTCCATCCAGCCGGACGCGGCCACCTCGAGGTTGGCCACATACATTTCCACATAGTCGATCTCGAAATTCTGCGTGCTTTCGTGAGAAGACAAGACATTCCTCCGTGGAATAGATGTAATCCTCGATCACAGGATCGCGCGAAGTCATTTGCGCATCAATGCTGTCCGCTTGACACTTCAGTCCATATAGGACGGACGAGTCAGCGGCTCGTGAACCGCACCGGGAGTTCCCGGTATCCCTGCACCACGACCGCCCGCAACCAGGACGGCTCCTTCACCAGCTCCACTCGCGACACCCGCTCGGCCACCTCCCGCAGCACCACCGCCAGCTCGATCCGCGCGAGCGCGGATCCGAGGCAGTGATGCATGCCGTGTCCGAAAGCGATGTGCCGGTTGGGTTTCCGCCCCGGCAGGAACCTGTCCGGGTCGTCGAACACGGCGGGATCCCGGTTCGCAGCCGGAAGCCACGCGACCACCGGCGTACCTGCCTCGAGATCGCGGCCGTTGATCGTGACGTCGCCGGTCGTCACCCGCAGCACGTGCATCGCGGGCGAAGTCCAGCGCAGCACCTCGTCCACCACGGTGTCGACGTCCGCGCCGCCGTCCCGTACCTGGGCCAGAAGCCCCGGCACGGTGGCGAAAGCGTGTATCGCGCCGGTGATCGCGTGCCGGGTGGTCTCGTTGCCGCCGATCAACACGTTGTCGCAGTTGAGCAGGACGTCGTCGATCGAGAGCTCGTCGTCGGAAAGCAGGGTGCTGACGAGATCTTCGCCGGGGCTCGCGCGGCGCGCGGTGATCAGCTCGTCGAAGTAGACGAGGATTTCGGTATGCGCCTGACGCGGCGTCATCCCGTCGAACAGTTCGTCCTCGCCGCCGAACGCGTGGTTCGTCAGGTCGATGAGCATGTCCTGGTCTTCGGACGGCACACCGAGGATTTCGCAGACGACGGCGGCGGGGATCCGCGGGCCGATCGCCGCGGCCACGTCGCACACCTCGGCGTCGAGCACCCGGTCGAGAACGCCGCTCACCTCGGCCCGCACCCGTTCCGACAGTTTCC from Amycolatopsis sp. EV170708-02-1 includes:
- a CDS encoding cytochrome P450; this translates as MQTTTAVDLGDPDLYTTLARHDRWREYAAEDAMVWSGPGSSPGGFWSVFSHQACAAVLAPSAPFTSEYGMMIGFDRDHPDNSGGQMMVVSEQDQHRKLRKLVGPLLSRAAARKLSERVRAEVSGVLDRVLDAEVCDVAAAIGPRIPAAVVCEILGVPSEDQDMLIDLTNHAFGGEDELFDGMTPRQAHTEILVYFDELITARRASPGEDLVSTLLSDDELSIDDVLLNCDNVLIGGNETTRHAITGAIHAFATVPGLLAQVRDGGADVDTVVDEVLRWTSPAMHVLRVTTGDVTINGRDLEAGTPVVAWLPAANRDPAVFDDPDRFLPGRKPNRHIAFGHGMHHCLGSALARIELAVVLREVAERVSRVELVKEPSWLRAVVVQGYRELPVRFTSR